One Pullulanibacillus sp. KACC 23026 DNA segment encodes these proteins:
- a CDS encoding histidine phosphatase family protein, with the protein MTSICLIRHGETDWNALGKLQGQTDVPLNKNGRLQAEACGQFLKNFHWDVLITSPLQRALETGTIINKKLDLPLLVMPQFAERFFGDAEGLTIAEREQLFPTKNYPNQEDNASLNERLMAGLESITQDYKHKKVLLVTHGAVIHTLLRHFSNGEIGKKKIRLFNGGLNHIQFDQSEWKIKSYNQVSHLPQL; encoded by the coding sequence ATGACATCAATCTGTTTAATTCGCCATGGTGAGACTGATTGGAACGCCTTAGGAAAGCTACAAGGACAAACCGATGTGCCTCTTAATAAAAATGGCCGTTTGCAAGCTGAAGCCTGTGGTCAATTCTTAAAAAATTTCCACTGGGATGTGTTAATCACAAGTCCCCTCCAAAGAGCGTTAGAAACGGGGACTATTATTAATAAAAAGTTGGATCTCCCTCTTTTGGTCATGCCGCAATTTGCTGAACGTTTCTTTGGTGACGCGGAAGGCTTAACCATTGCAGAACGAGAGCAATTATTTCCAACGAAAAATTACCCCAATCAAGAGGACAACGCTTCGTTAAATGAACGATTGATGGCGGGCTTAGAGAGCATTACTCAAGACTACAAACACAAAAAAGTACTTCTTGTCACACATGGTGCGGTGATCCACACTCTTTTAAGGCACTTTTCTAATGGCGAGATTGGGAAGAAGAAAATCAGATTATTTAATGGCGGGCTCAATCACATTCAATTTGATCAAAGTGAATGGAAGATTAAATCCTACAATCAGGTCTCCCATCTTCCACAATTATAA
- a CDS encoding sodium:solute symporter, with protein MNWTALTVFIIFFIFVTVLGFFAANWRKGDLTQLDEWGLGGRRFGTLITWFLLGGDLYTAYTFIAVPALNYGKGAMAMYAVPYTIVVYPFIFMVMPRLWSVSRKHGYVTASDFIKGRYNSSWMALAVAVTGILATMPYIALQLVGMQTVIAAMGFKGTGFAGEIPLIIAFAILAIYTYSSGLRAPASIAIVKDLMIYITIIAVIIVVPMKLGGFGHIFNEAGKQLSAQNPPGSLILQPSSFLAYGSLALGSALALFLYPHSLTGVLSSNSRNTVRKNAALLPAYSLVLGFITLLGFMALAAHVKAATPNDAIPALFLNMFPDWFSGFAFAAIAIGALVPAAIMSIASANLFTRNIYKEYFNPNCTPKQESSVAKLVSLLVKVGAIVFILFFPKAYAINLQLFGGIWILQTFPSIIVGIYTGWFNKWALLLGWLVGMGMGTWMAVSQGMNSTFPLHLGSTTFAGYAAIYAVILNFVVSIVFTWIFNALGLRNGKDETAEEDYFAA; from the coding sequence TTGAATTGGACGGCGCTTACAGTCTTTATCATCTTTTTTATTTTTGTAACCGTTCTAGGTTTTTTTGCGGCCAATTGGCGTAAAGGTGACTTGACCCAACTGGATGAGTGGGGGCTTGGCGGCCGGCGCTTTGGAACCTTGATTACTTGGTTCTTGCTTGGCGGGGATTTATATACGGCTTATACATTTATTGCGGTACCTGCTTTGAACTATGGAAAAGGGGCTATGGCGATGTATGCCGTCCCTTATACGATTGTTGTTTATCCGTTTATTTTTATGGTCATGCCTCGGCTTTGGTCCGTTTCTCGTAAGCACGGATATGTAACCGCATCAGACTTTATTAAGGGCCGTTATAATAGCAGCTGGATGGCTCTGGCAGTTGCTGTTACGGGTATTCTAGCAACGATGCCTTATATTGCGCTTCAGCTTGTCGGGATGCAAACGGTGATTGCCGCGATGGGCTTTAAGGGGACCGGCTTCGCAGGTGAAATACCCCTGATTATTGCCTTTGCTATCTTGGCTATTTATACGTATTCCAGCGGGTTAAGAGCACCTGCCTCAATCGCCATTGTCAAAGACTTAATGATTTATATTACCATCATAGCCGTTATTATTGTGGTTCCTATGAAGTTAGGCGGCTTTGGTCATATCTTTAATGAAGCAGGAAAGCAGCTTTCGGCTCAAAATCCTCCTGGATCCTTAATTTTACAGCCAAGTTCCTTTTTAGCTTATGGGTCACTGGCGCTTGGATCGGCTCTCGCCTTGTTCCTTTATCCGCATTCGTTAACGGGGGTACTCAGCTCCAATTCACGCAATACGGTACGAAAGAATGCGGCCTTATTACCGGCTTATTCACTTGTCTTAGGATTTATTACGTTATTGGGATTTATGGCTTTAGCGGCACATGTGAAGGCAGCAACCCCGAATGATGCGATTCCAGCGTTATTCTTAAATATGTTCCCAGATTGGTTCAGCGGCTTTGCTTTTGCTGCCATCGCGATCGGCGCCCTTGTTCCTGCAGCGATCATGTCGATTGCTTCAGCTAACTTGTTTACCCGAAATATTTATAAAGAGTACTTTAATCCCAATTGTACGCCGAAACAAGAATCGAGCGTGGCAAAGCTTGTCTCCTTACTTGTTAAAGTTGGAGCAATTGTCTTTATTTTGTTTTTCCCAAAAGCGTATGCCATCAACCTTCAATTGTTCGGAGGAATATGGATTCTGCAAACCTTCCCTTCTATTATTGTAGGGATTTACACAGGTTGGTTTAATAAATGGGCACTCCTTCTTGGCTGGTTAGTCGGGATGGGAATGGGGACTTGGATGGCCGTATCTCAAGGCATGAACTCCACCTTCCCGCTTCACCTTGGCAGTACCACATTTGCTGGCTATGCCGCCATTTATGCAGTTATCTTGAACTTCGTGGTTTCAATTGTCTTCACCTGGATATTTAATGCATTGGGACTTCGAAATGGTAAAGATGAAACAGCAGAAGAGGATTATTTTGCCGCTTAA
- a CDS encoding DeoR/GlpR family DNA-binding transcription regulator produces MLVAERHRKIVELVNERKSVRVSELSQLFSVTEETIRRDLEKLEQEQLLARSHGGAVSIQEDERERSYVEREILNAEEKQAIAVEAVKLIQPGDKIVLDASTTAWYMAKVLPNQPLTVVTNSIQVALELSQKDQISVISTGGILSVPSLSYIGPLANRSLKMYHVHKAFISCKGIDLVGGITDSNESQALFRQEILTVSDKTILLVDSSKFSIKTFVQICSVGEVDEIVTDEGLNDDEFNRYAGLPTPIKRVPINSLY; encoded by the coding sequence ATGTTAGTTGCGGAACGCCATCGAAAAATAGTCGAACTAGTTAATGAAAGAAAAAGTGTAAGAGTGAGTGAATTGAGTCAACTCTTTTCAGTTACAGAAGAAACGATACGGCGTGACTTAGAGAAACTGGAGCAGGAACAACTGCTTGCAAGAAGTCATGGCGGAGCTGTCAGCATTCAAGAGGATGAGAGGGAACGTTCGTATGTGGAACGCGAAATCTTAAATGCAGAAGAGAAACAGGCGATTGCGGTTGAAGCTGTAAAACTCATACAACCGGGTGATAAGATTGTATTGGATGCCAGTACAACGGCTTGGTATATGGCTAAAGTGCTTCCTAATCAGCCGTTAACCGTTGTCACGAATTCGATCCAAGTCGCTTTAGAGTTAAGTCAAAAGGACCAGATCAGCGTCATCTCAACAGGCGGTATTCTCTCTGTCCCTTCGCTTTCATATATAGGTCCTTTAGCCAATCGCTCGTTAAAAATGTATCATGTGCACAAAGCCTTCATCTCTTGTAAGGGGATCGACTTGGTTGGCGGCATTACGGACTCTAATGAATCCCAAGCGCTGTTTAGACAAGAGATTTTGACGGTGTCAGACAAAACCATTTTACTAGTTGACTCATCCAAGTTCTCAATCAAGACCTTTGTGCAAATTTGTTCGGTAGGCGAGGTCGACGAGATAGTGACAGATGAGGGGTTAAATGACGACGAGTTCAATCGTTATGCAGGACTTCCAACTCCGATTAAACGAGTTCCAATTAATAGCCTCTATTAA
- a CDS encoding aminopeptidase — protein sequence MSFEEKLENYADLAVRVGVNVQEGQDVVIQAPIHAVEFVRLVAKKAYQAGAKRVHFRWSDDELVRTHYLLAPEETFSEFPEWDALTLNTLAERKAAFIHFNSPNPEMLEGVDPKRLSANSQASGKALETLVQGQMSHKVPWTILSIPSEKWAEKVFPDLDPKEGVEKLWEVVFKMTRADLENPVKAWEDHFNTLNQNSRRLNTIKYKKLHYKAPGTDLSIGFHPKHVWVPNDLEQREVSFAPNIPTEELFTLPDKMSVNGTVASTMPLNYNGTLIEGISVTFKDGRIVDYSATKGYEMLKSIIETDEGSHYLGEVALVAQDSPIAQSGLIFYNTLYDENASCHLAIGRAYPTFEDADTASKEELESRGMNNSVVHVDFMIGSNELNIDGETEDGTIEPILRNGLWVK from the coding sequence TTGTCATTTGAAGAAAAATTAGAAAATTATGCAGATTTGGCTGTTCGTGTTGGAGTCAATGTTCAAGAAGGACAAGATGTGGTCATCCAAGCTCCAATTCATGCGGTCGAATTTGTCCGTTTAGTCGCAAAGAAAGCTTATCAAGCGGGAGCAAAACGTGTTCATTTTCGCTGGTCGGATGATGAATTAGTTCGAACTCATTATTTGTTAGCTCCTGAAGAGACATTTTCAGAATTCCCAGAGTGGGATGCTTTGACATTGAATACACTAGCTGAGAGAAAAGCAGCTTTTATTCATTTTAACTCCCCAAACCCAGAAATGTTGGAAGGTGTCGATCCAAAGCGATTATCGGCTAACAGTCAAGCTTCTGGAAAGGCATTAGAGACTCTTGTTCAAGGTCAAATGTCTCATAAGGTCCCATGGACGATTCTCTCCATCCCTTCAGAGAAATGGGCGGAAAAGGTGTTCCCAGATCTTGATCCAAAAGAGGGCGTTGAGAAGCTGTGGGAGGTCGTATTTAAAATGACACGGGCTGACTTGGAGAATCCGGTAAAAGCTTGGGAAGACCATTTTAATACGCTTAATCAAAATTCAAGACGTCTTAATACAATTAAATATAAGAAGCTTCACTATAAAGCACCAGGCACGGATCTCTCTATTGGTTTTCATCCAAAGCATGTTTGGGTGCCCAATGATCTTGAGCAAAGAGAGGTTTCATTTGCTCCAAATATTCCAACAGAGGAACTATTTACATTGCCAGATAAAATGAGTGTCAACGGAACCGTTGCAAGCACCATGCCGCTTAACTATAACGGAACATTAATTGAAGGCATTTCTGTTACATTTAAGGATGGACGAATTGTCGATTATTCTGCCACAAAGGGCTATGAGATGCTTAAGAGTATTATTGAAACTGATGAAGGTTCTCACTATCTTGGTGAGGTCGCACTTGTCGCACAGGATTCGCCTATAGCCCAGTCTGGGTTGATTTTTTATAATACTCTGTACGATGAAAACGCCTCTTGCCATTTAGCCATAGGACGGGCTTATCCAACCTTCGAGGATGCCGATACAGCATCTAAGGAAGAGCTGGAATCTCGCGGCATGAACAATAGTGTCGTCCATGTCGATTTCATGATTGGTTCGAATGAGTTGAACATTGATGGAGAAACTGAGGATGGGACGATTGAACCGATCCTAAGAAACGGACTATGGGTGAAGTAA
- a CDS encoding DUF3311 domain-containing protein, producing the protein MKGEKSQKGKFNAWYLLLIVPFIITLFPGMYAFDAPRLFGFPFFYWYQLVAVIISSVLTGIVYFATKERN; encoded by the coding sequence ATGAAGGGTGAAAAAAGTCAAAAAGGGAAGTTCAATGCCTGGTATCTTTTATTAATTGTTCCGTTTATCATTACGCTTTTCCCAGGCATGTATGCTTTTGATGCCCCAAGATTATTCGGTTTCCCTTTCTTTTACTGGTACCAATTAGTGGCGGTCATTATTTCATCGGTGCTCACTGGAATTGTGTACTTTGCAACGAAGGAAAGAAATTAA
- a CDS encoding aminopeptidase yields the protein MANFEEKLERYAELVVKNGVNIQKGQYLNIAAPIFAVDFVRMVTKKAYEAGAKRVSYRWTDDDLTLIRYQYAPEESFEEFPEWEAKGMVMQAEAGTAFLSIYTPNPELLKDVDPERIAKNNKTSGQAMKPFSEFMMADKVRWSLVSVPSELWASKLYPELGKEEAMDKLWETIFKMTRADQENPVAAWEAHKNNLTEKATYLNNKKYKKLHYKAPGTDLSIEFHPKHLWNTAANVTDGVEFIKNIPTEEVYTVPLKTGVNGTVTATMPLNYSGNLIEGFSLTFENGKIVDYSAEKGYDILKNLIGTDEGSHYLGEVALVPHNSPISQSGLLFLNTLYDENASCHLAIGKGYPTTLEGGDAMSEEELKAHGVNDSLTHEDFMIGSAELSIDGELEDGTVEPLMRNGLWVI from the coding sequence TTGGCTAACTTTGAAGAGAAATTAGAGCGCTATGCGGAGCTCGTTGTAAAAAATGGGGTTAACATTCAAAAAGGGCAATATCTTAATATTGCGGCCCCTATTTTTGCCGTCGATTTTGTAAGAATGGTTACGAAGAAAGCCTATGAAGCGGGAGCTAAACGAGTCAGCTATCGCTGGACAGATGATGATCTCACTTTAATTCGCTATCAATATGCACCGGAAGAATCCTTTGAAGAATTTCCTGAATGGGAAGCGAAAGGGATGGTTATGCAGGCAGAAGCGGGGACTGCCTTTCTAAGCATTTATACGCCAAATCCGGAATTGCTGAAGGATGTTGATCCGGAACGCATTGCGAAGAACAATAAAACCTCTGGTCAAGCGATGAAGCCATTCTCGGAATTCATGATGGCCGACAAAGTCAGATGGTCGCTCGTTTCTGTTCCTTCTGAGTTATGGGCAAGCAAGCTTTATCCTGAACTGGGTAAAGAAGAAGCGATGGATAAGCTTTGGGAAACGATCTTTAAGATGACGCGTGCGGATCAAGAGAATCCGGTTGCGGCTTGGGAAGCTCACAAAAATAATTTGACTGAAAAAGCGACTTATCTCAATAACAAAAAATATAAGAAATTGCACTATAAAGCGCCCGGCACCGATCTTTCCATTGAATTTCATCCGAAGCATCTTTGGAACACGGCAGCGAATGTTACAGATGGGGTGGAATTCATCAAGAACATTCCTACAGAAGAAGTGTATACGGTACCGCTTAAAACGGGAGTAAATGGAACGGTAACAGCGACGATGCCTTTAAATTATAGCGGAAATTTAATTGAAGGTTTTTCCCTCACCTTTGAGAACGGAAAAATTGTCGATTACTCCGCTGAAAAAGGCTATGATATTTTAAAGAATTTAATCGGGACAGACGAAGGCTCCCATTATTTAGGGGAGGTTGCACTAGTTCCTCATAATTCTCCTATCTCTCAATCGGGTCTTTTGTTCCTTAACACATTGTACGATGAGAATGCATCTTGCCATTTAGCGATCGGAAAAGGCTATCCAACAACGCTTGAAGGCGGGGATGCGATGTCAGAGGAAGAGCTTAAAGCCCATGGCGTGAATGACAGCTTGACCCATGAAGACTTTATGATCGGTTCCGCTGAGCTTTCCATCGATGGCGAACTGGAAGATGGAACGGTCGAACCATTGATGAGAAATGGACTTTGGGTAATCTGA
- a CDS encoding aminopeptidase → MSNFEIQLEKYAELAVKNGINLQPGQELVVSASVESVSFVRLVAKKAYDAGAKRVYFRWTDDQLTRIDYEGAPSEVFNEYPQWDADALETLANRGAGFLDIRIPNPDLLAGIDPERISSYNKATATALKPYRQARMNDKVSWCIISVPNITWAKRVFPDLGPEEGVQKLWETIFKMTRADQEDPVAAWELHKANLGEKANYLNTKKYKKLHYKAPGTDLSIEFHPKALWCQAASDNESGTEFIANIPTEEVYTLPLKTGVNGTVTSTMPLNYSGTLIEKLSLTFKEGRIVSFSAENGEETLKRLIETDEGSHYLGEVALVPHNSPISQSGLIFYNTLYDENASCHLAIGKAYPTTLEGGAKMSQEELDANGVNDSLNHVDFMIGSAELSIDGELADGTKEPLMREGLWVI, encoded by the coding sequence GTGTCAAATTTCGAAATACAATTAGAAAAATATGCAGAGCTTGCGGTAAAGAACGGAATTAACCTTCAACCAGGTCAAGAATTAGTCGTAAGCGCTTCTGTTGAATCCGTCAGCTTCGTCCGTTTAGTAGCCAAAAAGGCCTACGACGCAGGCGCCAAAAGAGTCTATTTCAGATGGACGGATGATCAGTTGACCCGTATTGATTATGAAGGAGCTCCAAGCGAAGTGTTTAATGAGTATCCACAGTGGGATGCGGACGCTCTTGAAACATTAGCCAATCGAGGGGCGGGATTTCTTGATATCCGAATTCCTAATCCTGATTTATTAGCCGGGATTGATCCAGAGCGAATTTCTTCCTATAATAAAGCAACAGCAACAGCACTAAAACCTTATCGACAAGCTCGAATGAACGATAAAGTGAGTTGGTGCATTATTTCAGTTCCAAATATCACTTGGGCGAAACGCGTTTTCCCTGATCTAGGTCCTGAGGAAGGGGTCCAAAAACTTTGGGAGACCATTTTTAAGATGACCCGGGCAGACCAAGAAGATCCTGTTGCGGCATGGGAATTACATAAAGCAAATCTTGGAGAAAAGGCCAATTACCTTAACACAAAGAAGTATAAGAAGCTGCATTATAAAGCGCCGGGTACCGATCTTTCCATTGAGTTTCATCCAAAAGCGCTTTGGTGTCAGGCAGCAAGTGATAATGAGAGTGGAACCGAATTTATCGCCAACATTCCAACAGAGGAAGTTTATACACTTCCACTTAAGACGGGCGTGAACGGAACCGTAACAAGCACCATGCCGCTCAATTACAGTGGGACACTTATTGAAAAATTGTCTCTTACGTTTAAGGAAGGGCGCATTGTCTCCTTCTCGGCCGAAAATGGGGAAGAGACACTTAAACGTTTGATTGAAACTGATGAAGGTTCCCACTATTTAGGGGAGGTGGCACTTGTGCCGCATAACTCGCCGATCTCGCAATCCGGGTTAATTTTCTATAATACACTTTATGATGAAAATGCCTCCTGTCACTTAGCCATTGGTAAAGCCTATCCAACAACGTTAGAGGGTGGCGCTAAGATGAGTCAAGAGGAACTGGATGCTAACGGCGTGAATGACAGCTTAAATCATGTTGATTTTATGATTGGCTCAGCTGAACTTTCCATTGACGGAGAGCTTGCAGACGGTACCAAGGAACCGCTTATGAGAGAGGGACTTTGGGTGATCTAA
- a CDS encoding YjcZ family sporulation protein, translated as MAYGGVGCGTGGGGFGAGFALIVVLFILLIIVGTAYVY; from the coding sequence ATGGCTTACGGTGGCGTTGGATGTGGCACTGGCGGCGGCGGTTTCGGTGCTGGTTTTGCCTTAATCGTTGTATTGTTCATTCTCTTAATTATTGTTGGGACTGCTTACGTCTATTAA
- a CDS encoding MFS transporter yields the protein MENRIQRGSKEGRINPWLVFSATSLSAVLVMLNLGALNVALPAITRHFHVSSSLSSWILLSYMLVNTILILVFGQLSDVFGRKVFFLIGTAIFTLSSFLIGFSPNIWMFIAWRVIQAGGGALIISNNTALISDAFPKEKLAKGLGMNVLVASAAQLLGPVIGGVLASAFGWKWVFWAGVPVGLAGLIWGIPVLRGLPSFGSGKKVDYFGGILIFIGLSGLILSLSEGSTLGWTSYLVLIGWILFIICLPLFIWYERHHPSPMVDFQLFRDRAYTMGNVSTFLNAFTRVSVVLLSSLYMQSVLNYKASWAGIGVLPVTIGMLIASPITGNLSDRFSARLLATTGLSISGLGVIVLIIGEVPDLSYWISGAGMFLVGLGSGLFMTPNTKEILTSVPSERRGFANGLRSMLQNMGQVLSTAISLTIVSAVLPPQLKDVVTGGSSQKLSFTETHLLTQGFRYAFLTLLLATCLGVFVSAFRGKSRVANRKKL from the coding sequence ATGGAGAACCGCATTCAAAGAGGAAGTAAAGAAGGCCGGATTAACCCGTGGCTTGTTTTTTCGGCAACCAGTTTAAGTGCTGTTCTCGTGATGTTGAATCTTGGCGCTTTAAATGTAGCCCTTCCAGCGATCACAAGGCATTTTCATGTCAGTTCCTCTTTATCAAGCTGGATTTTATTGTCCTACATGCTTGTGAATACGATACTCATATTAGTATTTGGACAATTATCCGATGTCTTTGGACGAAAGGTATTCTTTCTAATTGGGACTGCCATATTTACATTATCCAGCTTTTTGATTGGGTTTTCTCCAAATATATGGATGTTCATTGCTTGGCGTGTCATTCAGGCGGGAGGAGGGGCTCTAATCATTTCGAATAACACAGCTTTAATCTCCGATGCTTTTCCTAAAGAAAAACTAGCAAAAGGGCTTGGGATGAATGTGTTGGTTGCTTCCGCTGCACAGTTATTAGGTCCAGTTATAGGAGGAGTCTTGGCTTCAGCATTTGGATGGAAATGGGTGTTCTGGGCAGGTGTGCCGGTAGGACTAGCCGGACTCATTTGGGGTATTCCGGTGTTGCGAGGGCTGCCGTCGTTCGGGTCAGGGAAGAAAGTGGATTATTTTGGAGGAATCCTGATTTTTATTGGTTTAAGCGGACTTATTCTGTCTCTTTCTGAAGGTAGCACGCTTGGTTGGACCTCTTATTTAGTCCTTATAGGCTGGATCCTTTTTATAATCTGTCTGCCGCTTTTCATCTGGTATGAAAGGCATCATCCTTCACCAATGGTTGACTTTCAACTGTTTCGTGACAGGGCTTATACTATGGGAAACGTCTCGACGTTTTTAAATGCTTTTACTAGGGTATCTGTTGTTTTGCTTTCTAGTCTCTATATGCAATCGGTTCTGAATTATAAGGCATCATGGGCCGGAATCGGGGTGCTTCCCGTCACAATTGGAATGCTTATTGCTTCACCGATAACCGGGAATTTAAGCGACCGTTTCAGTGCAAGGCTTCTAGCGACTACAGGATTATCGATAAGTGGATTAGGGGTTATTGTGTTAATTATAGGGGAGGTTCCGGACCTTTCCTATTGGATAAGCGGTGCCGGCATGTTTCTTGTGGGATTAGGGTCCGGGTTGTTTATGACGCCTAATACGAAAGAGATTTTAACATCCGTTCCTTCTGAGAGACGCGGGTTCGCAAACGGACTTCGCTCAATGCTTCAGAATATGGGACAAGTGTTGAGCACCGCGATCAGTCTGACGATTGTGTCAGCTGTTCTCCCCCCGCAATTAAAGGATGTCGTAACGGGCGGGAGTTCTCAAAAGTTAAGTTTTACGGAAACCCATCTTTTAACACAAGGCTTTCGCTATGCTTTTCTCACATTGCTCTTAGCAACATGTCTCGGCGTTTTTGTCTCGGCGTTCAGAGGAAAATCGCGTGTAGCCAATAGAAAAAAACTTTAA
- the rarD gene encoding EamA family transporter RarD produces METQEKNDQVLGGLAAAGSYIIWGIMPIYWKLIIGATPTEVLAHRMIWSFVFMILVLLVTRKMGSMFTDIKALLLAPKRLVIIMSASIFITINWYTFIWAVNNGHIIQSSLGYYINPLVSVLLGILFLKERLSLWQIVSCILALVGVVFLALEAGTFPWISLTLAFSFGIYGLLKKIVKLPAMSGLTIETLIITPFALIYLLGFDPTAGQSFNFQHLSLALYLMGAGVVTAIPLLLFAAGANRISLAMIGFFQYIAPTLMLILGTLLYHEPFDSEHLFSFILIWVALVIFTLARTSLFKKAEAKLLHRPIQKVS; encoded by the coding sequence ATGGAGACACAAGAAAAAAATGACCAGGTACTCGGAGGACTTGCTGCAGCAGGTTCTTATATAATATGGGGCATCATGCCGATTTATTGGAAATTAATTATTGGGGCTACACCCACAGAAGTATTAGCGCATCGAATGATTTGGTCATTCGTCTTTATGATTCTCGTTTTACTTGTTACGCGCAAGATGGGGAGCATGTTTACAGATATCAAAGCATTACTACTTGCTCCAAAACGTTTAGTCATTATCATGAGTGCCTCTATCTTTATTACGATCAATTGGTACACCTTTATTTGGGCAGTTAATAATGGACACATCATCCAATCTAGCCTTGGTTACTACATCAACCCACTTGTAAGTGTGTTGCTTGGAATTCTCTTTTTGAAAGAACGCTTATCTTTGTGGCAGATTGTCTCCTGTATTCTTGCTTTAGTCGGCGTTGTCTTCTTAGCATTAGAGGCCGGCACTTTTCCGTGGATTTCACTGACACTTGCTTTTAGCTTTGGCATTTATGGGCTCTTAAAGAAAATCGTCAAGCTGCCGGCCATGTCAGGGTTAACGATCGAGACGCTTATCATTACGCCATTTGCTCTCATTTATTTACTTGGCTTCGACCCAACAGCAGGCCAATCGTTTAACTTCCAACATCTTAGTCTTGCCTTATATCTTATGGGGGCAGGCGTCGTGACGGCTATACCATTGCTGCTCTTTGCAGCAGGGGCTAATCGTATCTCCCTTGCTATGATCGGCTTCTTTCAATATATTGCACCAACGCTCATGTTAATTTTAGGTACCTTGCTTTACCATGAGCCCTTTGATTCTGAACATCTCTTTTCATTCATTTTAATTTGGGTCGCCTTAGTAATCTTTACCCTTGCCAGAACATCACTCTTTAAGAAGGCAGAGGCCAAGCTTCTACACCGCCCTATACAAAAGGTTAGTTAA
- a CDS encoding D-glycerate dehydrogenase: MAKVVLTKELPEELLEVLKGEGEHEVVVVPDTGESFSADLNRELKDATALISTKVKINKDLLEEAPDLRIVSTISVGYDNFDVEAMKQAQVIGTHTPGVLDETVADLTFGLILSSARRIAELDQVIREGGWTVGDDLAFYGTDVHHKTLGIIGMGRIGEKIAKRAIFGFGMNVLYYNRSQKPETEERLGVHYASFDEVLSQSDFVVVVTPLTDETYHLFDRAAFQKMKSTAYFINVSRGQTVDEDALLQALESGEISGAALDVYDKEPVRPDHPLLRLRNVTLTPHIGSAVVQTRFDMAALAVQNVKAFLEKGTPPSVIPELACLLQ; encoded by the coding sequence ATGGCGAAGGTTGTTTTAACAAAAGAACTTCCAGAAGAGCTGCTGGAAGTTCTGAAAGGTGAGGGCGAACATGAGGTTGTCGTCGTTCCGGACACGGGGGAATCTTTCTCTGCAGATTTGAATAGAGAGTTAAAGGACGCAACCGCTCTAATCTCAACAAAGGTAAAAATTAATAAGGACTTACTTGAAGAGGCACCCGATCTTAGAATCGTCAGCACGATCTCGGTCGGTTATGATAATTTTGATGTCGAGGCAATGAAGCAAGCGCAAGTCATAGGTACCCATACACCAGGAGTTCTTGATGAAACCGTGGCTGATTTAACCTTTGGCCTTATTTTATCCTCTGCTCGTCGAATTGCCGAGTTAGATCAAGTCATTCGCGAGGGAGGATGGACGGTCGGAGATGATCTGGCATTCTATGGAACAGATGTCCATCACAAAACGCTCGGTATCATTGGAATGGGCAGAATCGGTGAAAAAATTGCAAAACGAGCTATTTTTGGCTTTGGCATGAATGTTCTATATTATAACCGAAGTCAAAAGCCAGAAACGGAAGAACGGCTCGGGGTCCATTATGCTTCTTTTGATGAGGTGCTCTCCCAGTCGGATTTCGTTGTCGTTGTAACGCCTTTAACGGATGAGACGTATCACCTTTTCGACCGAGCGGCTTTTCAAAAGATGAAATCAACGGCTTATTTCATAAATGTTTCAAGGGGACAAACGGTGGATGAAGATGCCTTGCTCCAGGCATTAGAATCAGGGGAAATAAGCGGGGCGGCTTTAGATGTATACGATAAGGAACCAGTTCGGCCCGATCACCCATTGTTAAGGCTTCGGAATGTCACATTAACGCCTCATATCGGATCCGCTGTTGTTCAGACCCGTTTTGATATGGCCGCTTTAGCCGTTCAAAACGTAAAGGCTTTTTTAGAGAAAGGGACACCTCCCTCTGTTATTCCTGAACTTGCCTGTTTACTGCAATAA